From the Rhinatrema bivittatum chromosome 3, aRhiBiv1.1, whole genome shotgun sequence genome, one window contains:
- the LOC115088612 gene encoding myb-related transcription factor, partner of profilin-like, which produces MAQAQAQPVLLRKPNFLPGEVDMLVEHVMRQRDMLYGPQSRTVGAYAKEQIWRRIRHTVNSVFHHNRSIAELMHKWRDMRRVVKRKQARRLAEGGRSRITFTATEQLVLGTLSEAAVGGVGRLDSMRRAGQQGVRDSSEEEEGEDRQRVEQPEEEQQGEEPDEPLAEVEPDVQQDSSASDHPEPQADQVTGPAETLVQQGVAILDAISGLSDIIQQEGSALRLTVREGYERLEGGLQAICQATDRQTEVWMELVRRLPPVQPPPPVQPPPRGSMAMDASIPMDATCPCRGP; this is translated from the exons ATGGCTCAGGCACAGGCACAACCTGTCCTTCTCAGGAAGCCCAACTTCttgccaggggaggtggacaTGCTGGTGGAGCATGTCATGAGGCAGAGGGATATGCTGTATGGCCCACAGTCGCGTACGGTGGGTGCATACGCCAAGGAACAAATATGGAGGCGCATCAGGCATACTGTTAATTCGGTGTTTCACCACAACCGCAGTATTGCCGAACTGATGCACAAGTGGAGGGACATGCGGCGAGTggtgaagcggaagcaggccaggCGACTTGCTGAAGGTGGACGGAGCCGCATCACGTTCACAGCCACGGAGCAGCTGGTTCTGGGAACCCTATcggaggcagctgtgggtggcgTTGGCCGTCTCGACTCCATGCGCCGTGCAGGGCAGCAAG GTGTCCGTGACtcctcggaagaggaggagggggaagaccGGCAGCGCGTGGAGCAgcctgaggaggagcagcagggagAGGAACCGGACGAACCGCTCGCTGAGGTGGAACCTGATGTTCagcaggacagcagtgcgtcCGACCATCCTGAGCCCCAGGCCGACCAGGTTACCGGGCCGGCAGAGACACTTGTACAGCAGGGCGTCGCCATCTTGGATGCCATCTCTGGCCTGTCGGACATAATCCAGCAGGAAGGCAGTGCCCTCCGTCTCACTGTCAGGGAGGGGTATGAGCGCCTTGAGGGGGGCCTCCAAGCCATTTGCCAGGCCACTGATCGGCAGACGGAGGTGTGGATGGAGTTGGTCAGGCGCCTGCCTCCCGTACAGCCCCCGCCTCCCGTACAGCCCCCGCCACGTGGCTCCATGGCCATGGATGCCTCCATACCCATGGATGCCACCTGCCCATGCAGGGGCCCCTGA